Proteins encoded together in one Zonotrichia albicollis isolate bZonAlb1 unplaced genomic scaffold, bZonAlb1.hap1 Scaffold_254, whole genome shotgun sequence window:
- the LOC141727818 gene encoding olfactory receptor 14J1-like, protein MHNSLWDTRDISYTGCAAQLFFFMFFIGSEYFLLTVMCYDRYMSICKPLHYGTLLGSRACAHMAAAAWASAFLTALMHTANTFSLPLCHGSALAQFFCEIPQILKLSCSNSYLWELGLLAVSDCLAFGCFVFIVFSYVQIFRAVLRIPSEQGRHKAFSTCLPHLAVVSLFISTTAFAYLKPPQSMSSPSLDLALSVLYSVVPPVLNPLIYSLRNQELKAAVWRLMSGCFRKKLNGWPISANHF, encoded by the coding sequence atgcataattccctctgggacaccagagacatctcctacactgggtgtgctgctcagctctttttctttatgttcttcattGGATCAGAGTATTTCCTCCTTACCGtgatgtgctacgaccgctacatgtccatctgcaaacccctgcactacgggaccctcctgggcagcagagcttgtgcccacatggcagcagctgcctgggccagtgcctttctcactgctctcatgcacacagccaatacattttccctgcccctgtgccatggcagtgccctggctcagttcttctgtgaaatcccacagatcctcaagctctcctgctccaattcCTACCTCTGGGAACTGGGGCTTCTTGCAGTTAGTGACTGTTTAgcatttggctgttttgtgttcattgttttctcttatgTTCAGATCTTCAGGGCGGttctgaggatcccctctgagcagggacggcacaaagccttttccacctgcctccctcacctggctgtggtctccctgttcatcAGCACTACAGcgtttgcctacctgaagccccctcaatccatgtcctccccatccctggatctggccctgtcagttctgtactcggtggtgcctccagtcctgaaccccctcatctacagcctgaggaaccaggagctcaaggctgcagtgtggagactgatgagtGGATGTTTTCGGAAAAAATTAAACggctggccaatttctgcaaatcacttctAA